A single Augochlora pura isolate Apur16 chromosome 2, APUR_v2.2.1, whole genome shotgun sequence DNA region contains:
- the Sas-4 gene encoding spindle assembly abnormal 4: MDLEANIVERLQKLRQWQVEQQERLFKQQQMQRDILAQKQDCIYKALELSLQELDLSEDILHANNSIEDKSTSEVDSEDVIDYKKSPSIGSSMEIVNENVNNFISQEQSPHRDFIDEAISHNDHKKQQMKGNNDMGLMLVSPKQGKEIDQFIVEGIAPLSSNKNCICIDDVPIPSPRKDFHTLLEEKLKDSENVSGEQSSGNLTIKIKKPFLRKGQGLSRFKLNKDSQSSSAKPRLRSTSSSTCTQSEHSKHSKNEFRNNSANKSVKTKQVTKYPQKQLCLRNVPQPKKKVRSKSESSTSVAQLKDDINNCKNKAELGTPDFQSKTQEEIEEVRIFELLEEKAENSSFCSTSSTVVAFLQQSTPFKTKRHPMSPIIKTPKSQSVLKVNDAFLHTNSVSSCNYKPILNKKEMFAMENNNTLYGTKPCEQFKENIKVNANVKRYIASKNLIQSTCEQEVPNAEENDVDISLHVRFSEYNEYKTIGLTDTSSISTESLTVENFCDEKNWNDSATLEISDTEMSQSSIIMQDKDQTNSYELKFEQCSVQKKLNYDTQVHESMKQGNDLNYNENVHQHDYNDESEFSDATVQTLDNDQSILEEYKNRSMLQDVNNFWNTQNSKKCNDRERVELVDTYNNVPIIEDERNEEDLQKSNETIFKSELLKTRLLELEQEINIFRKENAALSVQRKKFQEDFKNLRKEYTEKEKKLEETKKQMEDHLQEERKKLAREKAALENRMRDSQEKAQQSKLERREMQNLRQEMETLKEELNLKESRWYAAQSRHKCQMRILKLENTKLKQEIEKLQLLKKSNVKTKGKLGTFSNTKAIHQINKQIDTQNKELRKSNDNSSLNDKDQKSLEPITKTTNIIGTQDIASYKNSVMTEKLQKCQTSAINVAKQRNLYETLIKEATLDLTDNQEQYQVTKNLNASTSDLDDESRKLNGSIDAMKNDSEEVIKDSDAMLLNYTTKNSSEQSTTPSKISDKHHNHNTASMSSDELPSNTCIKKMPSPCQNNSDIDIQSKFVKQIQHLDGHIEYWYPNGNVKKIFPDQGLSKLLYYNGDVRETSKDGKVKYFYASTRTWHTTMPDGIEILEFADGQIERRLHDGTIEVSFPDGSTRVSESDGSERVTLLDGTIIQTFINGEKMFTLPNGQREIHTKTHKRREYPDGTVKLIYSDGTQETRYSNGRIRLKDKDGNLVMDSYR, translated from the exons atggatTTAGAAGCAAATATAGTTGAACGGCTGCAAAAGCTAAGACAGTGGCAAGTGGAGCAGCAggaacgattatttaaacaacaGCAAATGCAAAGAGACATATTAGCTCAAAAACAAGATTGCATATATAAAGCACTTGAATTATCATTACAAGAACTTGATCTTAGTGAAGATATATTGCAtgcaaataattcaattgaagaTAAATCAACTTCTGAGGTTGATAGTGAAGATGtaatagattataaaaaatCACCAAGTATAGGCAGCTCCATGGAAATagttaatgaaaatgtaaataattttatttcacaagaACAATCACCTCATAGAGATTTTATTGACGAGGCTATTAGTCACAATGATCATAAAAAACAACAAATGAAAGGTAACAATGACATGGGCTTAATGCTAGTTTCACCTAAACAAGGAAAAGAGATAGATCAATTTATTGTAGAGGGAATAGCACCACTGTCAtccaacaaaaattgtatttgcatAGATGATGTACCAATCCCTTCTCCAAGAAAAGATTTTCATACATTActggaagaaaaattgaaagattctGAGAATGTATCAGGAGAGCAATCTAGTGGCAATTTaacaatcaaaataaaaaaaccatTTCTAAGGAAAGGACAAGGTTTATCAAGGTTCAAGTTAAATAAAGATTCACAGTCGTCTTCAGCAAAACCAAGATTACGTAGTACATCCTCTTCTACATGCACACAATCGGAGCATTCTAAACATTCTAAAAAcgagtttcgaaataatagcgCAAATAAATCTGTAAAAACTAAACAAGTAACAAAATATCCACAGAAGCAATTGTGTTTGAGGAATGTACCACAACCGAAAAAGAAAGTTCGCAGTAAATCTGAATCCAGTACTTCAGTTGCTCAACTGAAAGATGAtatcaataattgtaaaaataaggCGGAATTAGGTACTCCAGACTTTCAATCAAAAACACAAGAAGAAATTGAAGAAGTAAGAATATTTGAATTGTTAGAAGAAAAAGCAGAAAATTCCAGCTTCTGTTCTACATCTAGTACTGTTGTTGCATTTTTACAGCAATCAACaccatttaaaacaaaaagacATCCAATGAGTCCAATAATTAAAACTCCTAAGAGTCAGTCAGTTTTAAAAGTCAATGATGCTTTTCTACATACAAACAGTGTATCTTCTTGTAATTATAAGCccattctaaataaaaaagaaatgtttgcaatggaaaataataatactttgtaTGGTACAAAACCTTGTGAACAGTTTAAGgagaatattaaagtaaatgcGAATGTAAAAAGATACATAGCatcaaaaaatttaattcaatctaCATGTGAACAAGAAGTTCCCAACGCTGAAGAAAATGATGTAGATATTAGTCTTCATGTCAGATTTTCAGAATATAACGAGTACAAAACTATTGGATTAACAGATACTTCAAGTATATCGACTGAATCTTTAAcagtagaaaatttttgcgaTGAGAAGAATTGGAATGACTCTGCAACACTGGAAATATCTGATACAGAAATGTCGCAGTCTTCAATTATTATGCAAGACAAGGATCAAACAAATagttatgaattaaaatttgaacaatgcagcgtacaaaaaaaattaaattatgatacGCAAGTACATGAAAGCATGAAGCAAggaaatgatttaaattataacgaGAATGTGCATCAACATGATTATAATGACGAATCAGAATTTTCCGATGCTACTGTACAAACACTGGATAATGACCAAAGTATTTTAGAAGAATATAAGAACAGATCGATGTTACAGgatgtcaataatttttggaacactcaaaattcaaaaaaatgtAATGATAGGGAAAGAGTTGAGCTAGTAGATACTTATAACAATGTACCCATTattgaagatgaaagaaacgaagagGATTTGCAGAAATCAAATGAAACCATATTTAAATCAGAGCTTTTAAAAACTCGGCTATTAGAACTTGAACaagaaatcaatatatttcGTAAAGAAAATGCAGCTTTATCTGTTCAGcgtaaaaaatttcaagaagatttcaaaaatttacgGAAAGAATatacagaaaaagagaaaaaattagAAGAGACTAAAAAACAAATGGAGGATCATTTAcaagaggaaagaaagaaattggcACGTGAAAAGGCTGCATTAGAAAATAGGATGCGGGATTCGCAAGAAAAAGCTCAACAGAGTAaactagaaagacgggaaatgcaaaatttgagacaagaaatggaaacattgaaagaagaattaaatctgAAGGAAAGTAGATGGTATGCTGCACAATCTAGACATAAGTGCCAGATGAGGATattgaaattagaaaacaCTAAACTAAAGcaggaaattgaaaaattacagCTCCTGAAGAAAAGTAATGTTAaaacaaaaggaaaattaGGAACCTTTTCAAATACAAAAGCAATTCATCAAATTAATAAGCAAATTGATACACAAAATAAAGAGCTTAGGAAAAGCAACGATAATTCATCATTAAATGATAAAGATCAGAAGTCATTGGAACCAATAacaaaaacaacaaatataattgGAACTCAAGATATAGCAAGCTATAAAAACAGTGTTATGAccgaaaaattacagaaatgtCAAACAAGCGCAATAAACGTTGCCAAACAGCGTAATTTATATGAAACTTTGATTAAAGAAGCAACATTAGATTTAACAGATAATCAGGAACAATATCAagttactaaaaatttaaatgcatCTACGTCTGACTTAGATGATGAGTCTAGAAAGTTAAATGGCTCAATAGATGCAATGAAGAATGATTCTGAAGAGGTAATTAAAGATTCAGATGCCAtgcttttaaattatacaacaaaGAACTCGAGTGAGCAATCTACAACTCCATCCAAAATATCTGACAAACATCATAATCACAACACAGCCTCAATGTCATCAGATGAATTACCATCAAATACttgtataaagaaaatgcCATCACCCTGccaaaataattctgacaTTGATATACAAAGTAAATTTGTAAAGCAAATTCAACATTTGGATGGACATATTGAGTATTGGTATCcaaatggaaatgttaaaaaaatatttccagatCAAggtttaagtaaattattatattataatggaGATGTTCGAGAAACTAGTAAAGATgggaaagtaaaatatttttatgcatcAACTCGTACATGGCATACAACAATGCCAGATGGAATAGAGATTTTAGAATTTGCTGA TGGTCAGATAGAAAGAAGATTACATGACGGAACTATAGAAGTATCATTTCCTGATGGCTCTACACGAGTTTCAGAATCAGATGGTTCTGAAAGAGTGACTTTGCTAGATGGGACTATAATTCAAACTTTTATTAACGgagaaaaaatgtttacattaCCAAATGGACAACGAGAAATACATACTAAAACACATAAG AGGAGAGAATATCCTGATGGTACAGttaaacttatttattctGATGGTACTCAGGAAACAAGATATTCAAATGGTAGAATACGTCTTAAAGATAAAGATGGTAATCTTGTAATGGACTCCTACCGATAA
- the LOC144478109 gene encoding E3 ubiquitin-protein ligase TRIM33, translating into MEPRANELLTTSPAATIKEEPVDQPGAKQQDMQQSQVQGVCIEEECEQRIECTTESQENETRAFLSKCVFCEKTFIAGDDPKLLECLHAACTTCVNSKLSDHNTSVDVDVLLESNVIACQICNVTTQVDNLIENRFLSKFIEEDSNPGTDDESKETEEEKKCTSCHDNATATSWCVECEEFICQNCVMAHQRLKITKDHTIKPKDEVANDRDNVKKSNKKIPGYLFCTIHSHEQLSLFCQTCDKLTCRDCQLSEHRDHKYKFIHEIAAETRTSVSTLLKEVSYKRVLLKSAMKVIEDRQVLILEKKKNLVQEITQMVVQLTNAISTRGKQLVMRLNEVCDQKQNTLNEKKVALDQLSKLTDHCIQFVAHALKKGSDLELLYSKKSVTSHLQRIKSRRADIPNPEIPVRIHLSLEKVPDLIKVVSSIGAIVVDGRVYPSISPLGGANTPSMPYSESQPEQKQTANLPSAPMDGSPMAIQISPATQQSSNIQQNSYQQVPPSLPLTQHQQQQPQQQQQQQQQLQQAQSQSYMQHYPMNNMPPRSSPQAHQPRVPYPVNFNNRLQQPLMMQQRPLGSCHQQVTSSTHPHQQVHIDQLGQNTSLRGLLAHNPPPYRPSTNHVPYRLPPYRYPTNNSQRPVPPHTYQPTNTSMVSGIRLQQCNATSPSAQHLNYPVHQPSAARWHIPQNVNPCLPYYPTRHQATPPMPVPINDTYKITLKNQQPNNNQKYNTQTSAATDNTPQVQNLASVGHAVSSSVPKTPSPVPPGKTDETEKSLDKFCQKSLNDLMLTIAKLDSNGIVVIPEAQRNQLDSAQVDSSTDEGMNPMAENSSDNSKNAAASMTKDDPNEDWCAVCMDGGDAVLCCDKCPKVFHLYCHIPSLKSFPDESETWQCMLCTNVLDCSDDPPGEKRPNTMSAKELRIAQRIVLELYCQYEQSLPFREVVSSEIIEYHRIIKKPIALDVIRDKLKQDHPNHYADLRQVMADIRLMFKNAFTYNPVESQVYQEARNLEEFFEKLLLKWAPNYAYDDPFLSADKDEDEEVFPPNRKYRRIVTD; encoded by the exons ATGGAACCCCGAGCAAATGAGTTGCTAACAACAAGCCCAGCGGCAACGATTAAAGAGGAACCAGTTGACCAACCTGGAGCAAAACAACAAGATATGCAACAGTCTCAAGTACAGGGCGTTTGCATAGAGGAAGAGTGCGAGCAGCGTATCGAGTGCACCACTGAGAGCCAGGAGAATGAAACGCgtgcatttttatcaaaatgtgTGTTCTGCGAGAAAACTTTCATTGCCGGAGACGATCCGAAACTTTTGGAGTGTTTACACGCAGCGTGCACGACATGTGTCAACAGTAAACTGAGCGACCACAATACATCGGTTGACGTGGATGTTTTGT TGGAAAGTAATGTAATTGCTTGTCAAATTTGTAATGTTACTACTCAAGTGGACAACTTGATTGAAAATCGGTTTTTGTCAAAATTTATAGAAGAAGATAGTAATCCAGGTACCGATGATGAATCtaaagaaacagaagaagaaaagaaatgtacCAGCTGCCATGATAATGCTACTGCCACAAGCTGGTGTGTAGAATGTGAAGAATTTATCTGTCAAAATTGTGTTATG GCACATCAAAGATTAAAAATCACCAAGGATCATACAATCAAACCAAAGGATGAAGTTGCCAATGATAGagataatgttaaaaagaGCAACAAAAAAATACCTGgctatttattttgtacaattcaTTCACATGAACAATTGTCATTATTTTGTCAAACATGTGATAAACTTACTTGTAGAGATTGTCAGCTAAGCGAACACAGAGatcataaatacaaatttattcatgAAATTGCTGCTGAGACACGTACTTCGGTATCAACATTACTTAAAGAAGTCAG ttaTAAACGAGTTTTATTGAAAAGCGCAATGAAAGTTATAGAGGATAGACAGGTCCTCattttagaaaagaaaaaaaatttagtacAAGAAATAACGCAAATGGTGGTGCA gtTAACAAATGCGATTAGTACGCGAGGGAAACAATTAGTTATGCGATTAAATGAAGTTTGCGATCAAAAACAGAAtacattaaatgaaaaaaaagttGCTTTAGATCAATTATCAAAGCTTACAGACCATTGTATTCAATTCGTGGCACATGCCTTAAAAAAAGGATCAGATTTGGAATTGCTGTATAGTAAAAA ATCTGTTACGAGTCACttacaaagaataaaaagCAGACGGGCTGACATTCCAAATCCAGAAATACCTGTTAGAATACATTTATCTTTGGAAAAAGTACCAGACTTGATAAAAG TGGTCTCATCAATCGGAGCAATAGTTGTGGATGGTAGAGTATATCCTTCGATATCACCATTAGGTGGTGCAAATACACCATCCATGCCATACAGTGAATCTCAGCCAGAGCAAAAACAAACAGCTAATCTTCCTAGTGCACCTATGGATGGTTCCCCTATGGCTATACAAATATCTCCTGCAACGCAGCAATCAAGtaatattcaacaaaattcCTATCAGCAAGTGCCTCCATCGTTACCTTTAACACAACATCAGCAACAACAAccacaacagcagcagcaacagcaacaacaattGCAACAAGCACAATCACAAAGTTATATGCAACATTATCCTATGAACAATATGCCACCTCGATCATCACCTCAAGCACATCAGCCACGCGTACCATACCCAGTTAACTTCAACAATAGGTTGCAGCAACCGTTAATGATGCAACAACGTCCATTGGGGAGTTGTCATCAGCAAGTGACATCGTCTACGCATCCTCATCAACAAGTTCATATAGATCAACTCGGACAGAACACGAGTCTACGCGGTCTTCTTGCACATAATCCTCCACCCTATCGGCCTTCTACAAACCATGTACCATATCGACTGCCACCATATAGGTACCCTACAAATAATTCTCAACGACCAGTACCGCCACATACGTATCAACCAACGAATACATCCATGGTGTCTGGTATAAGGCTTCAGCAATGCAATGCAACTTCCCCGTCTGCACAGCATCTGAATTATCCTGTCCACCAACCATCTGCAGCACGTTGGCACATCCCTCAAAATGTTAATCCTTGCCTTCCTTATTATCCTACGCGCCATCAAGCTACACCCCCAATGCCAGTTCCTATCAACGatacttataaaataactttaaaaaatcaacaaCCAAACAACAatcaaaaatacaatacacaAACAAGTGCCGCGACTGATAACACACCCCAAGTACAAAATTTAGCATCTGTTGGCCATGCGGTCAGTTCATCGGTACCTAAGACACCTAGTCCTGTGCCTCCTGGAAAGACAGATGAAACTGAAAAAAGTTTGGATAAATTTTGCCAAAAATCTTTAAACGATTTGATGTTAACCATTGCAAAATTAGATAGTAACGGAATTGTGGTGATACCAGAGGCCCAACGAAATCAATTGGATTCTGCCCAAGTAGATAGTTCAACTGATGAGGGAATGAATCCAATGGCTGAGAATTCATCAG ATAATTCAAAAAATGCTGCAGCATCTATGACAAAGGACGATCCTAATGAAGACTGGTGTGCAGTATGTATGGATGGAGGAGATGCTGTGTTGTGTTGTGATAAATGTCCAAAAGTCTTCCATTTGTATTGTCATATTCCTAGCTTAAAGTCGTTTCCTGA TGAAAGTGAAACTTGGCAATGTATGTTATGTACAAATGTGCTCGATTGCTCAGATGATCCACCAGGGGAAAAAAGACCCAACACTATGAGTGCaaaagaattaagaattgCCCAAAGAATTGTATTGGAACTTTACTGCCAGTACGAGCAAAGTTTACCCTTCCGTGAAGTTGTTTCTAGCGAg ATAATTGAGTATCATCGTATTATAAAGAAACCGATTGCATTAGATGTAATTagagataaattaaaacaagatCATCCGAATCATTATGCAGATCTACGACAAGTAATGGCAGACATCAGATTGATGTTTAAGAATGCTTTTACATACAACCCT GTTGAATCGCAGGTGTATCAAGAAGCTCgaaatttagaagaattttttgaaaaattgttactgaAGTGGGCGCCAAATTATGCTTATGACGACCCTTTCCTATCTGCTGATAAAGACGAAGACGAGGAAGTATTCCCTCCGAATAGAAAGTACCGACGGATAGTTACCgactaa
- the LOC144476313 gene encoding WD repeat-containing protein 55 homolog — protein MHLNKGKLIGDLVDDCHDSDNDRNSDDIIQGSTDSDDTISSSDESESEGGDYAGENSNNNEIFAHATDGTEPVSLNEDEEEDEVVKAIIRSKDAQKNHPPPIETEDHVVDICFHPNADMIAVADIVGDVYLYKYSNTETEVASTLELHLKACRDIEFNGDGTTLFSTAKDLSIMLTDVETEKLKRLYENAHDEPVYTMTVIGEHMFATGDDDGVVKLWDLRQKGNDPIFSIKKMEDYVSSIITNSEGKYLVCGSGDGSLTTFNIPGRKLHVQSEEYEEDLTCLGLFKNETKILVGSSKGKMYIYNWGEFGLHSDEFPSVTKKAINCMIPITENVVITGGEDGVLRASSLFPRNNLGIVGQHNFSVEAIDINSDGTLIASSSLNNDIKFWNVQYFETLDVANRVKGGKQKQLKYNLPSSKVDNASSFFSDL, from the exons atgcatTTAAACAAAGGGAAGTTAATAG gaGACTTAGTTGACGACTGTCATGATAGTGATAATGATCGTAACAGCGATGACATTATACAAGGTTCTACTGACAGTGATGACACTATAAGTAGTAGTGATGAATCTGAATCAGAGGGGGGAGATTATGCAggagaaaattcaaataataatgagaTTTTTGCCCACGCAA ctGATGGCACGGAACCTGTATCACTAAATgaggatgaagaagaagatgaagttGTAAAAGCCATTATTAGATCAAAAGATGCACAGAAAAATCATCCTCCTCCCATTGAAACAGAAGATCATGTAGTAGATATATGCTTTCATCCAAATGCAGATATGATTGCTGTAGCTGATATAGTAGGCGATGTTTACCT atataaatatagtaacacAGAAACAGAAGTTGCGTCAACATTGGAACTGCATCTGAAAGCATGTCgtgatatagaatttaatGGAGATGGaacaacattattttcaactgcGAAGGATCTATCTATAATGCTTACTGACGTAGAAACTGAAAAACTAAAAAGATTATATGAGAATGCACATGA TGAACCTGTGTATACCATGACTGTAATTGGAGAACATATGTTTGCAACTGGAGATGATGATGGAgtagtaaaat tgtgGGATCTTAGACAAAAAGGAAATGATcctatattttcaataaaaaagatgGAAGATTATGTTAGCtcaattataacaaatagtgaaggaaaatatttagtatgTGGGAGTGGTGATGGCTCTCTCACAACGTTTAACATACCAGGAAGAAAATTGCATGTTCAG TCGGAAGAATATGAGGAAGACTTAACCTGTcttggtttatttaaaaatgaaacaaaaattttggtGGGATCTAGTAAaggaaaaatgtatatatataattgggGAGAGTTTGGACTTCATTCTGATGAGTTTCCTAGCGTGACGAAAAAGGCTATAAATTGTATGATTCCAATTACTGAGAATGTAGTAATTACGGGCGGAGAAGATGGAGTTCTTAG GGCTAGCAGCTTGTTTCCGCGTAACAATCTTGGAATTGTGGGACAACACAATTTCTCTGTTGAAGCCATTGATATAAACAGTGATGGCACATTAATTGCATCTTCTTCACTTAATAATGATATCAAATTTTGGAATGtacaatatttcgaaacatTAGATGTTGCTAACCGCGTGAAAGGCGGCAAACAAAAACAATTGAAGTATAATCTTCCAAGCAGTAAAGTCGACAACGCGTCAAGTTTTTTTTCAGATCTgtag